Part of the Candidatus Methylomirabilota bacterium genome is shown below.
CATGCCCAGCAGCGGTGCCGCGGCTGCCAGGGCCACGAGCAGCGCCAGAGCCGAGCCAGCGAGGCTGCGCCACACGCGAGCGGTGAGAGCGAGCGCGATGGCCCAGACGGCGAGAACGGCGGCCGCGAGGCCCCCAAGCGCCGCCACCGCGAAGACACCGAGCGCCCAAGGCGTGCCCAGGAAGCCCAGGCGATGGCTGGGGCCCGACAGCGCGACGCACAATGCCGAGAGGACTGCGAGAGCGAGCGCCGCTATGGTGAGGCTCGCGGCCCGCCGCGCCCTCCGCTCCCGCCGCTCTCCGCTTCGTTCGGCCATGGCCGAGCCCTCCCTCCCGTAGGCCAGAGCATACCGCGGCTTGACAGCCCGCGGAGGCCGCGGCTAGAGTCGCCTGACCATGGCGACGATGACGGCGCGGCTCGCGTGCGGTCTGCTCCTGCTGCTTGACTCGGGCTGCGCTGCGACGCCCAAGGGCTACACCGAGCGCGATCTCCAGGCGCGCTGCGACAACACCGGCGGGCGCTGGCATGCGGCCGTCGCGCGCGAAGGGTTCTGCGAGTACCAGTCGCCGGGAATGATCTGATTTCGCCCGCCGCGACCCGACCATGACCGCTCCCTCCGCCGTGCCGCCCGCCGTGCCACCCGCCGTGCCGCCCGCCGTTCCGACTGTCCAGCTCGACAACGGCGCGGTCCGCGTCACCGAGTGGCGCTTCGCCCCCGGCGCCACGACCGGCCACCATCGCCACGAGTACCCGTACGTCGTCGTGCCAATGACATCGG
Proteins encoded:
- a CDS encoding cupin domain-containing protein, which gives rise to MTAPSAVPPAVPPAVPPAVPTVQLDNGAVRVTEWRFAPGATTGHHRHEYPYVVVPMTSGRLAITGADGVSTSELVTGQAYARPAGAEHDVKNANSFEFVFVEIEILG